A single genomic interval of Sceloporus undulatus isolate JIND9_A2432 ecotype Alabama chromosome 2, SceUnd_v1.1, whole genome shotgun sequence harbors:
- the LOC121923444 gene encoding LOW QUALITY PROTEIN: galactose-1-phosphate uridylyltransferase-like (The sequence of the model RefSeq protein was modified relative to this genomic sequence to represent the inferred CDS: inserted 2 bases in 1 codon) produces MPSSLSAQEAALPRRLSSYAQRLRECRPRDMTPPFPREELGNGLQWIWASNFLPNEASLEDCTQKQYLTEHGIPMLLDYAQLEAERKERIVVENADWLVVVPYWATWPYQTLLLPRRHVCRLQDLQESERESLASIMKRLLTKYDNLFQISFPYSMGWHGAPTGSYLEADCSHWQLHAHYYPPLLRSATVRKFMVGYEMLXQRDLTPEQAAERLRNLPEEHYRLKPRDAS; encoded by the exons ATGCCGTCTTCTCTTTCTGCCCAGGAAGCAGCTTTGCCAAGGAGGCTCTCTAGTTAtgctcagaggctgagagagtgtcgcCCCA GAGACATGACTCCTCCGTTCCCACGGGAGGAATTGGGGAATGGGCTGCAATGG ATCTGGGCCAGCAACTTCCTACCCAATGAAGCTTCTCTGGAAGACTGTACACAGAAACAGTACCTTACTGAGCATGGCATTCCCATGCTGCTTGATTATGCCCAGCTGGAGGCTGAGAGGAAG GAGAGGATTGTGGTGGAGAATGCAGACTGGCTGGTGGTCGTCCCCTACTGGGCTACCTGGCCTTACCAGACCCTCTTGCTTCCTCGGAGGCATGTTTGCCGGCTCCAGGACCTTcaagagagtgaaagagaga GTTTGGCTTCCATTATGAAGAGGCTTCTCACCAAATATGATAATCTTTTCCAGATCTCCTTCCCCTACTCTATGGGATGGCATG GGGCCCCAACTGGATCGTACCTGGAAGCAGACTGCAGTCATTGGCAGCTCCATGCCCATTACTACCCGCCTCTGCTGCGTTCTGCCACTGTGCGCAAGTTCATGGTTGGCTACGAAATGCT CCAAAGGGACTTGACTCCAGAGCAG GCTGCTGAGCGCCTGAGAAATCTGCCTGAGGAGCACTACCGGCTGAAACCGAGGGATGCTTCCTAG